One genomic region from Salinicola endophyticus encodes:
- the glpT gene encoding glycerol-3-phosphate transporter, with amino-acid sequence MLGIFKAGGAAARLPEARIDPVYRRLRWQIFAGIFFGYAGYYLVRKNFTLAIPHLVEQGYSRGDLGVALAGVSVAYGISKFLMGAVSDRSNPRIFLPTGLLLSALIMFLFGFTDWATSSVAIMFVLLFLNGWVQGMGWPPCGRTMVHWWSQKERGRIVSTWNIAHNVGGGLIGPLFILGMAWYNDWHSAFYVPAAVAVGVAVFAFLTMRDTPQTCGLPPIEAYKNDYPEGYDDSHEKEFSTREIFVEHVLKNRLLWYIALANVFVYLLRYGVLDWAPTYLQEVKDFTVDKSSWAYFLYEWAGIPGTLLCGWLSDRLFKGNRAATGITFMVLVTLFTALYWLTPPGHAMLDMFSLIAIGFLIYGPVMLIGLHALELVPKKAAGTAAGFTGLFGYLGGSVAASALVGYTVDAYGWDGGFALLIGACVLAIVLLAMTSRHAAR; translated from the coding sequence ATGCTAGGCATCTTCAAGGCGGGTGGCGCGGCGGCGCGGCTGCCCGAGGCGCGTATCGATCCGGTCTATCGGCGGCTGCGCTGGCAGATCTTCGCCGGGATCTTCTTCGGCTACGCGGGCTACTATCTGGTGCGCAAGAACTTCACCCTGGCGATTCCGCATCTGGTGGAGCAGGGCTACTCGCGTGGTGACCTGGGTGTGGCGCTGGCCGGGGTCTCGGTGGCCTACGGTATCTCGAAGTTTCTGATGGGCGCGGTCTCCGACCGCTCCAACCCGCGTATCTTCCTGCCGACCGGGCTGCTGCTCTCGGCGCTGATCATGTTCCTGTTCGGCTTTACCGACTGGGCCACTTCCAGCGTGGCGATCATGTTCGTGCTGCTGTTCCTCAATGGTTGGGTGCAGGGCATGGGCTGGCCGCCCTGTGGCCGTACCATGGTGCACTGGTGGTCGCAGAAGGAGCGCGGGCGCATCGTCTCGACCTGGAACATCGCCCATAACGTCGGCGGTGGGCTGATCGGGCCGCTCTTCATTCTGGGCATGGCCTGGTACAACGACTGGCATTCGGCATTCTACGTGCCCGCCGCGGTGGCGGTGGGCGTGGCGGTGTTCGCCTTCCTGACCATGCGCGACACGCCCCAGACCTGCGGACTGCCGCCGATCGAGGCGTACAAGAACGACTACCCGGAGGGCTACGACGACTCCCACGAGAAGGAGTTCTCTACCCGCGAGATATTCGTCGAGCACGTGCTCAAGAACCGGCTGCTGTGGTACATCGCGCTGGCCAACGTCTTCGTCTATCTACTGCGCTACGGCGTGCTCGACTGGGCGCCGACCTATCTGCAGGAGGTGAAGGACTTCACCGTCGATAAATCCTCCTGGGCCTACTTCCTCTACGAGTGGGCGGGCATTCCCGGCACGCTGCTGTGCGGCTGGCTTTCCGATCGGTTGTTCAAGGGCAATCGCGCGGCAACCGGGATCACCTTCATGGTGCTGGTGACGCTGTTCACTGCGCTCTACTGGCTGACGCCGCCGGGGCACGCCATGCTCGACATGTTCAGCCTGATCGCCATCGGTTTTCTGATCTATGGCCCGGTGATGCTGATCGGTCTGCATGCGCTCGAACTGGTGCCCAAGAAGGCGGCCGGCACCGCAGCGGGGTTCACCGGCCTGTTCGGCTATCTGGGTGGCTCGGTCGCCGCCAGTGCGCTGGTGGGCTACACCGTGGATGCCTACGGCTGGGATGGCGGCTTCGCTCTGCTGATCGGCGCCTGTGTGCTGGCCATCGTGCTGCTGGCGATGACATCGCGCCACGCCGCGCGTTGA
- a CDS encoding helix-turn-helix transcriptional regulator, with the protein MSTDIGEKIRGIREAEGLSRKEFAEAAGINARSLERIENGGSCSKENLLAVLKRFPHYAAWLAGADMSEEIVQTTPELEKTRDRLKPTGTGTESRGE; encoded by the coding sequence GTGTCAACAGACATTGGCGAAAAAATTCGGGGAATCCGAGAAGCTGAGGGGCTGAGCAGGAAGGAGTTTGCGGAGGCTGCTGGTATCAATGCGCGGTCACTCGAGAGAATCGAGAACGGTGGGAGCTGTTCGAAGGAAAACCTATTGGCGGTGCTAAAGCGGTTTCCTCATTACGCGGCTTGGCTGGCAGGTGCAGACATGAGTGAGGAAATCGTGCAGACCACGCCTGAGCTAGAGAAAACAAGAGATCGGCTCAAGCCGACCGGAACGGGTACCGAGTCGCGCGGAGAGTAG
- a CDS encoding DNA-binding protein: MEPSKSPQVPALVPLMTKERFADLSGLSLDTIEGHLRRGYLPSYKLGRHRMINIALLQAELLEGDDFS; this comes from the coding sequence ATGGAACCCAGCAAATCGCCCCAGGTCCCGGCCCTCGTGCCCCTGATGACCAAAGAGCGCTTCGCGGACCTTTCTGGTCTGTCTCTCGACACCATTGAAGGCCACCTGCGTCGTGGTTACTTGCCCTCGTACAAGCTGGGCCGCCACCGCATGATCAACATCGCCCTACTCCAGGCCGAGCTGCTGGAAGGGGATGACTTCTCATGA
- a CDS encoding tail virion protein G7P-2 → MTDDQFNALWLLTFCIGLVLAFGLGAIKGGQR, encoded by the coding sequence ATGACTGACGACCAATTCAATGCCCTGTGGCTCCTCACCTTTTGTATCGGGCTCGTCCTCGCGTTCGGGCTCGGTGCAATCAAGGGTGGCCAACGATGA
- a CDS encoding major coat protein: MKTQLKDALITTRNAARSIPGKVAMIGVGTIATASAAMASDSGGSAASAAFSELSSQASSMASEAWPVVTAIVGSLLAIGLFKKFANKAT; encoded by the coding sequence ATGAAAACCCAACTGAAAGACGCGCTCATCACCACCCGCAACGCCGCCCGTTCGATCCCCGGCAAGGTCGCCATGATCGGCGTCGGCACCATCGCCACGGCCAGCGCCGCCATGGCCTCCGATTCCGGTGGCTCGGCAGCCTCTGCGGCCTTCTCCGAACTCAGCAGCCAAGCCAGCAGCATGGCGAGTGAAGCGTGGCCGGTGGTCACCGCCATCGTCGGCTCGCTGCTTGCCATCGGGCTGTTCAAGAAGTTCGCCAACAAGGCCACCTGA
- a CDS encoding DUF5455 family protein, whose translation MGALVRLLFTALIPLARNFFKYFGTWFLQFFFWLKVARFGLFLIKVGIFVALITGTADVISSIVDSLTVAMPAVLADGVNRILPDNFSTCVSAIVLAKFTVMALHVKDRVLGLGGV comes from the coding sequence ATGGGTGCGCTCGTTCGGCTGCTCTTCACCGCCTTGATCCCGCTGGCGCGTAACTTTTTCAAGTACTTCGGGACGTGGTTTCTTCAGTTCTTCTTCTGGCTCAAGGTCGCCCGCTTCGGGCTGTTCCTGATCAAAGTCGGGATTTTCGTCGCCCTGATCACCGGCACCGCTGACGTGATTTCCAGCATCGTCGACAGCCTTACCGTGGCCATGCCCGCGGTGCTGGCCGATGGCGTCAACCGCATCCTCCCCGACAACTTCTCCACCTGTGTCTCGGCCATCGTGCTGGCCAAGTTCACGGTCATGGCCCTGCACGTCAAAGACCGCGTGCTGGGGCTTGGGGGTGTGTGA
- a CDS encoding zonular occludens toxin domain-containing protein: protein MAVYVVTGKLGAGKTLVAVGKIKDKLNHGCPVATNLDLRLHKLVGERARNTRVYRIPDKPQLADLEAIGRGNDTYDEAKNGLLVLDECGTWFNSRSWADKSRQAVIDWFLHARKLGWDIIFLIQDLSIMDKQARVALAEHVVYCRRLDRLSLPIIGSLWSMFAGGKLPMPKLHLGIVKYGDSPQSLVVERWTYTGRALYPAYDTKQAFSDAYPHQTYSMLPPWLTHGVFRVPRDARFYMRMTRIYWKRFNRPLLGLASFVLGIVLTTSVLVVDQVDARNADPEVTPDPAPAVDLSRFDRARITGYAQLGDRTTYRLLDGDHRPTTSDDLERLGLDVIPMGACHLRLGSGAHHVDIGC, encoded by the coding sequence ATGGCGGTCTATGTCGTCACCGGCAAACTGGGCGCGGGCAAGACGCTGGTCGCCGTCGGCAAGATCAAGGACAAGCTCAACCACGGCTGCCCGGTGGCCACCAATCTCGACCTTCGCCTGCATAAGCTGGTCGGCGAACGCGCGCGCAACACCCGCGTCTATCGCATCCCCGACAAACCCCAGCTCGCCGACCTGGAAGCCATCGGACGCGGCAACGACACCTACGACGAAGCCAAGAACGGCCTCCTGGTGCTCGATGAGTGCGGCACCTGGTTTAACTCGCGCTCCTGGGCCGACAAGTCGCGCCAGGCGGTCATCGACTGGTTTCTCCATGCCCGGAAGCTCGGCTGGGACATCATCTTCTTGATCCAGGATCTCTCGATCATGGACAAGCAGGCACGCGTCGCGCTGGCCGAACACGTCGTCTACTGCCGGCGTCTCGATCGCCTGTCGCTGCCGATCATCGGCTCCCTCTGGTCAATGTTCGCCGGCGGCAAGCTGCCGATGCCCAAGCTCCACCTCGGCATCGTCAAATACGGCGACTCCCCGCAAAGCCTCGTCGTCGAGCGCTGGACCTACACCGGCCGCGCGCTCTACCCGGCCTATGACACCAAGCAAGCCTTCTCCGACGCCTACCCGCACCAGACCTACTCGATGCTGCCGCCGTGGCTCACCCATGGCGTGTTCCGCGTCCCCCGCGATGCGAGGTTTTACATGCGCATGACCCGTATCTACTGGAAGCGCTTCAACCGCCCGTTGCTGGGTCTCGCTTCCTTCGTTCTGGGCATCGTCCTCACCACGTCCGTGCTCGTCGTCGATCAGGTCGACGCCCGCAACGCCGACCCCGAGGTCACGCCCGATCCTGCGCCCGCCGTCGATCTCTCCCGCTTCGACCGCGCGCGCATCACCGGCTACGCCCAGCTGGGCGACCGCACCACCTATCGCCTCCTGGACGGCGACCACCGGCCCACCACCAGTGACGACCTCGAACGCCTCGGCCTCGACGTCATCCCGATGGGTGCCTGTCATCTCCGCCTCGGCTCTGGAGCCCACCATGTCGACATCGGTTGCTAA
- a CDS encoding secretin N-terminal domain-containing protein gives MSTSVANLARAALAAGALLLTPTAHALPIDMQDADVRDFVHWYSQETATPIAIDPRVNGTLTVYAPDVPPDQLPEFFQGVMQSHGYQLVPGNPPTLVPAKPDQTFMSRIATPAPREPSVSRVLSINHLRADDLAPLVDAFLIQNTPGSAQATHAQVLHAANALLVSGPADRIQALERLLPQIDVTRAQVLIRALIFETTDGDTLDLGVSFGRARAGSNPAGGFNTSGLGRTLSVPGGAFGIFDGDVLALAVNAIRRDSNARVLSTPQILALSGQRGTISVGQNVPFITGRVTGEAANIENPFQTIERRDIGITLNVLPVVTPSGLIVMDVGTAADSLTDSVLASDIITNQRSINTTVQIQSGQSVLLGGLVSEENRQQQNRVPVLSDIPVIGALFRSTSTSHQSSNLYVLLQATVLPTLEAAS, from the coding sequence ATGTCGACATCGGTTGCTAATCTCGCCCGCGCCGCCCTCGCCGCCGGCGCCCTGCTGCTCACGCCCACCGCTCACGCCCTGCCCATCGATATGCAGGACGCCGACGTGCGCGACTTCGTGCACTGGTACAGCCAGGAAACCGCCACCCCCATCGCCATCGACCCGCGGGTTAACGGCACCCTGACTGTCTACGCCCCGGACGTGCCACCCGATCAGCTCCCCGAGTTCTTCCAGGGCGTCATGCAATCCCACGGCTATCAGCTCGTCCCCGGCAACCCGCCTACCCTGGTCCCGGCCAAGCCCGACCAGACGTTCATGAGCCGTATCGCCACCCCGGCCCCACGTGAGCCCAGCGTCTCCCGCGTGCTGTCGATCAACCATCTACGCGCCGACGATCTCGCGCCCCTGGTCGACGCCTTCCTGATACAGAACACCCCCGGTAGCGCGCAGGCCACCCACGCCCAGGTGCTGCACGCCGCTAACGCGCTCCTGGTCAGCGGCCCCGCCGACCGCATCCAGGCGCTCGAACGGCTGCTGCCCCAGATCGACGTTACCCGCGCCCAGGTGCTCATCCGCGCGTTGATCTTCGAGACCACCGACGGCGACACCCTCGACCTCGGCGTCTCGTTTGGCCGCGCCCGCGCTGGCAGCAACCCCGCCGGGGGCTTCAACACCTCGGGGCTCGGTCGCACGCTCTCGGTGCCCGGTGGCGCCTTCGGCATCTTCGACGGCGACGTGCTGGCCCTGGCCGTCAACGCGATCCGCCGCGACTCCAACGCCCGGGTTCTCTCTACGCCGCAAATCCTGGCGCTCTCCGGCCAGCGCGGCACCATCTCGGTCGGCCAGAACGTCCCCTTTATTACCGGGCGGGTCACCGGCGAAGCGGCCAACATCGAAAACCCCTTCCAGACCATCGAGCGCCGCGACATCGGCATCACCCTCAATGTGCTGCCGGTGGTCACCCCCTCGGGCCTGATCGTCATGGACGTGGGTACCGCCGCGGACAGCCTCACCGACTCGGTGCTCGCCTCGGACATCATCACCAACCAGCGCAGCATCAACACCACGGTACAGATTCAATCCGGCCAGTCGGTGCTCCTGGGCGGCCTCGTCTCCGAAGAGAACCGGCAGCAGCAGAACCGCGTGCCAGTGCTCTCCGACATCCCCGTCATCGGCGCCCTATTCCGCTCCACCTCGACCAGCCACCAGAGCAGCAACCTCTACGTTCTGCTGCAAGCCACCGTGCTGCCTACCCTGGAGGCCGCCTCATGA
- a CDS encoding TraX family protein translates to MSTPIDSFSPADRRGSHSHPLSNAWVPLAQWLAILAMSQEHAIKFIWPDSPAVPWAILVGRIAFPLFAGMVAWHLLHNTRHPLRYGCRLLLVGLVAQLPYALVVTPDKLNVCFTLGLGLLAVVTFANLRERALQLAAGILALIAAGATAPYLEYGLCGLLLVPALVVAFRYPQHTLAAIPALLLSVLINATPAAMAISLATTAVLILLTNGSLVWRLPIPAIPRPLRLSWYPLHLLVITLATGGITS, encoded by the coding sequence ATGAGCACACCAATCGATAGTTTTTCACCCGCCGATCGCAGGGGATCTCATAGCCACCCGCTATCCAACGCCTGGGTACCGCTCGCCCAGTGGCTCGCGATCCTCGCCATGTCGCAGGAACACGCCATCAAGTTCATCTGGCCAGACTCGCCCGCCGTGCCCTGGGCCATCCTGGTCGGGCGCATCGCCTTCCCGCTGTTCGCCGGCATGGTTGCGTGGCATCTGCTGCACAACACCCGCCACCCGCTGCGCTACGGCTGTCGCCTGCTGCTGGTCGGCCTCGTCGCCCAGCTCCCTTACGCCCTGGTCGTCACCCCGGACAAGCTCAACGTCTGCTTTACCCTGGGCCTGGGGCTTCTCGCCGTGGTCACCTTCGCCAACCTTCGAGAACGTGCCCTGCAACTCGCCGCGGGCATCCTCGCGCTCATCGCCGCCGGTGCCACGGCCCCATATCTTGAGTACGGCCTGTGTGGGCTACTCCTGGTCCCGGCCCTGGTCGTGGCGTTTCGCTACCCCCAACACACCCTGGCCGCCATTCCCGCGCTGCTGCTCTCGGTGCTGATCAATGCCACGCCCGCTGCCATGGCCATCAGCCTCGCCACGACCGCCGTTCTCATCCTGCTCACCAACGGCTCCCTGGTCTGGCGCCTACCGATCCCAGCGATACCCCGCCCGCTGCGGCTCTCCTGGTATCCGCTGCACCTGCTCGTCATCACCCTGGCCACTGGGGGCATCACGTCATGA
- a CDS encoding tyrosine-type recombinase/integrase, with translation MAIKKTARGWQVDIQPGGRGYRRIRKTFPTKLEAQRFMTLTLGKAAAGEDYAPKKRDKRRLSDLIDLWYEFHGVSLKDGKRRYAQMLALADMMGNPIASTITAMDAARFRQKRLASGITPTTANHDQAHLRAVFNKLTKLGEWHQGNPFASLQPLRLDETELSYLTEDQIARLLEILDRRTNKDAALITRLCLATGARWSEAQYLRAENLRDGRVTFTGTKNGRNRTIPLNPGLYQTLIEHAPKVGRVFPTTGYNPFSDAIKEAGIQLPKGQRTHVLRHTFASHFMMNGGDVLTLQKILGHQTITMTMRYAHLSPDHLADAIKYAPKIG, from the coding sequence GTGGCGATCAAGAAAACAGCCAGGGGCTGGCAGGTCGACATACAACCAGGAGGGCGCGGTTACCGGCGCATACGCAAGACGTTTCCGACCAAGCTGGAAGCTCAACGCTTTATGACCCTCACGCTCGGCAAGGCTGCGGCGGGGGAAGACTACGCGCCCAAGAAACGCGACAAGCGGCGGCTGAGTGACCTCATCGACCTCTGGTATGAATTCCATGGCGTCTCGCTCAAGGACGGCAAGCGTCGCTATGCGCAGATGCTCGCCCTCGCCGACATGATGGGCAACCCGATAGCCTCCACCATCACCGCCATGGACGCCGCGCGGTTCCGGCAAAAGCGCCTGGCTTCAGGGATCACGCCCACCACCGCCAACCACGATCAGGCCCACCTGCGCGCCGTGTTCAACAAGCTGACCAAGCTCGGCGAGTGGCACCAGGGAAACCCCTTTGCCAGCCTCCAGCCGCTGCGCCTGGACGAAACCGAACTCAGCTACCTCACCGAAGACCAGATAGCCCGGCTGCTCGAGATCCTGGACCGTCGCACCAACAAGGATGCCGCTCTGATCACCCGGCTCTGCCTCGCCACCGGTGCCCGTTGGTCGGAGGCCCAGTATCTGCGCGCCGAAAACCTCCGCGACGGTCGTGTCACCTTCACCGGCACCAAGAACGGCCGTAACCGCACCATCCCGCTGAATCCGGGGCTCTACCAGACGCTGATCGAACACGCCCCCAAGGTCGGGCGCGTCTTCCCAACGACCGGATATAACCCGTTTTCGGATGCGATCAAGGAGGCGGGAATTCAGCTCCCCAAGGGGCAGAGAACGCACGTGTTACGCCACACCTTTGCCAGCCATTTCATGATGAATGGCGGCGACGTATTAACGCTGCAAAAGATCCTGGGGCACCAGACCATTACGATGACAATGCGCTACGCACACCTGTCCCCCGACCATCTCGCGGACGCGATCAAATACGCCCCGAAAATCGGTTGA
- the queA gene encoding tRNA preQ1(34) S-adenosylmethionine ribosyltransferase-isomerase QueA encodes MSAMQRADFHFDLPDELIARYPSEQRTDCRLLCVDGPSGALAHERFPDLLGHLEPGDVVVFNDTRVIPARLFGQKASGGKVEMLLERPLDAHRGLAHLRASKSPKPGTELIFEGGIHAVVEGRQDALFELRFLGETPLIALLEQHGHMPLPPYITREDELADRERYQTVYARREGAVAAPTAGLHFDEAMMAALRAKGVEIAFVTLHVGAGTFQPVRVDDIREHHMHSEWLEVDEQVCASVNRAREAGKRVVAIGTTSVRCLESASQEDGRLAPYRGETDIFIYPGYRWRCVDALVTNFHLPESTLLMLVSAFAGYESVMRAYAAAVEEEYRFFSYGDAMFLTRRDA; translated from the coding sequence ATGAGTGCCATGCAGCGCGCCGACTTCCATTTCGATCTCCCCGACGAGTTGATCGCTCGCTACCCTTCCGAGCAGCGCACCGATTGCCGCCTGCTATGCGTCGATGGCCCTTCCGGGGCGCTGGCGCATGAGCGCTTCCCCGATCTGCTCGGGCATCTCGAACCCGGCGACGTGGTGGTATTCAACGACACGCGGGTGATCCCGGCGCGTCTGTTCGGCCAGAAGGCGAGCGGCGGCAAGGTGGAGATGCTGCTGGAGCGCCCGCTGGACGCCCATCGCGGCCTGGCCCATCTGCGCGCCAGCAAGTCGCCCAAGCCGGGCACCGAGCTGATCTTCGAGGGCGGTATTCACGCCGTGGTGGAAGGCCGGCAGGACGCACTGTTCGAGTTGCGCTTCCTCGGCGAGACGCCGCTGATCGCGCTGCTCGAACAGCACGGCCATATGCCGCTGCCGCCCTATATCACCCGCGAGGACGAACTCGCCGACCGTGAGCGCTACCAGACCGTCTACGCCCGCCGCGAAGGCGCGGTCGCCGCGCCCACCGCCGGCCTGCACTTCGACGAGGCGATGATGGCAGCGCTGCGGGCCAAGGGGGTCGAGATCGCCTTCGTCACCCTGCACGTGGGCGCGGGTACCTTTCAGCCGGTACGCGTCGACGACATCCGCGAGCACCATATGCACAGCGAGTGGCTGGAGGTGGACGAGCAGGTCTGCGCCAGCGTCAATCGCGCGCGGGAGGCGGGCAAGCGGGTCGTCGCCATCGGCACCACCAGCGTGCGCTGCCTGGAGAGTGCCAGCCAGGAAGATGGGCGCCTGGCGCCCTACCGCGGCGAGACCGATATCTTCATCTATCCCGGCTATCGCTGGCGCTGCGTGGATGCTCTGGTCACCAACTTCCACCTGCCGGAGTCGACGCTATTGATGCTGGTCTCCGCCTTTGCTGGCTATGAAAGCGTGATGCGCGCCTATGCCGCCGCGGTGGAAGAGGAGTACCGCTTCTTCAGCTACGGCGATGCCATGTTCCTCACGCGCCGAGACGCGTAA
- the tgt gene encoding tRNA guanosine(34) transglycosylase Tgt — protein MKFERLGQDGRARRGRLTFPRGTVETPAFMPVGTYGTVKGMTPRDVEAIGAEIILGNTFHLWLRPGTEVIEAHGDLHDFSQWQGPILTDSGGFQVFSLGAMRKITEQGVHFRSPVDGAKVFMGPEESMAVQRSLGSDIVMIFDECTPYPATEQEAQKSMELSLRWAKRSREAHGDSPSALFGIVQGGMYPELRKRSLEGLLEIGFDGLAIGGLSVGEPKEEMIGVLDYLPQWMPEEQPRYLMGVGKPEDLVEGVRRGVDMFDCVMPTRNARNGHLFTAEGTVKIRNATHRHDTRPLESDCDCYTCQHFSRGYLHHLDRCGEMLGSMLNTIHNLRYYQRLMAGLRGAIEAGTLADFVAQFYRRRGLPVPPGVD, from the coding sequence ATGAAGTTCGAACGCCTGGGTCAGGATGGCCGCGCCCGGCGTGGCCGCCTGACCTTCCCCCGCGGCACGGTGGAGACCCCCGCCTTCATGCCGGTGGGGACCTACGGCACGGTCAAGGGGATGACCCCGCGTGACGTCGAGGCGATCGGCGCCGAGATCATCCTCGGCAATACCTTTCATCTGTGGCTGCGCCCGGGTACCGAGGTGATCGAGGCCCACGGCGACCTGCACGACTTCTCCCAGTGGCAGGGGCCGATCCTCACCGACTCCGGCGGCTTCCAGGTCTTCTCGCTGGGCGCCATGCGCAAGATCACCGAGCAGGGCGTGCACTTCCGCTCGCCGGTGGATGGCGCCAAGGTGTTCATGGGGCCGGAGGAGTCGATGGCGGTCCAGCGCTCGCTGGGCTCGGACATCGTGATGATCTTCGACGAGTGCACCCCCTACCCCGCCACCGAGCAGGAGGCGCAGAAGTCGATGGAGCTCTCGCTGCGCTGGGCCAAGCGCTCGCGCGAGGCCCACGGCGACTCGCCATCGGCGCTGTTCGGCATCGTCCAGGGCGGCATGTACCCGGAGCTGCGCAAGCGCTCGCTGGAGGGGCTGCTCGAGATCGGCTTCGATGGCCTGGCGATCGGCGGTCTCTCGGTGGGCGAACCCAAGGAGGAGATGATCGGCGTGCTCGACTACCTACCCCAGTGGATGCCGGAAGAGCAGCCGCGCTATCTGATGGGCGTGGGCAAGCCGGAGGATCTGGTCGAGGGCGTGCGCCGTGGGGTCGACATGTTCGACTGCGTGATGCCGACCCGCAACGCGCGTAACGGCCACCTGTTCACCGCCGAGGGCACGGTCAAGATTCGTAACGCCACCCACCGCCACGACACCCGGCCGCTGGAATCGGACTGCGACTGCTACACCTGCCAGCACTTCTCGCGCGGCTATCTGCACCACCTCGATCGGTGCGGCGAAATGCTCGGCTCGATGCTCAACACCATCCACAATCTGCGCTACTACCAGCGCCTGATGGCCGGTTTGCGCGGGGCTATCGAAGCGGGTACATTGGCCGACTTCGTAGCACAATTCTATCGGCGGCGGGGGCTTCCCGTACCGCCCGGGGTCGACTGA
- the yajC gene encoding preprotein translocase subunit YajC — protein sequence MLDFFIPAAHAQDAAAPGGGGIAQIIMLVGFVLIFYFLLWRPQSKRAKQHKQLISNLSKGDEIVIGGGLMGRITEVTDDFISMEIAEGTVVNVQKSAVASVLPKGTLKSL from the coding sequence ATGCTGGACTTTTTCATCCCTGCGGCCCACGCCCAGGATGCAGCCGCACCTGGCGGTGGTGGCATTGCCCAGATCATCATGCTGGTCGGCTTCGTGCTGATCTTCTATTTCCTGCTGTGGCGCCCGCAGTCCAAGCGTGCCAAGCAGCACAAGCAGTTGATCTCCAACCTCTCCAAGGGTGACGAAATCGTCATCGGCGGCGGGCTGATGGGCCGCATCACCGAGGTGACCGACGACTTCATCAGCATGGAAATCGCCGAAGGCACCGTGGTCAACGTGCAGAAGAGCGCCGTGGCCTCCGTACTGCCCAAGGGTACCCTGAAGTCGCTGTAA